The genomic stretch CAGTATGGAGCTGCCACCGACAAGCGACTTTCGGCTGTTGTAAGTGAGATGTGGAGAGATTGGGGATTCAAAAAGGGTATCATGCGAGGATATTGGGTGCGTGGATGTCCGTCTTTGGGAGCATATCACATTCTGAATATCCGTTTTTTGACTCATAGGTGACTGTTGCACGAGAAATACCCGCGTATGCTGGGTAGGTTGAAAATGCAATTCGTCTTAACCGTCCGTTTTTGTCTCAACGAGTTGGTTTTGTAGATTTTACACAGGTAGTTTATCTTCATGACCTTAACAATTGAGCGTTGATGACGGTGCTATGCCAACAATAGCCTTCGAATTCTCAAAACGACAGTTCGGGCAGAAATACGGGTCTGATGTACCTGTTTGGGCTCTCCTAGCTAGTGGATCCACCGGAGGGGTAcgcttttttaaaaaatgaAATCATAGATCATTTGAAGTTATAACATCGACACAGATCGCCTACTGGCTCGCATGTTACCCCTTGGACGTCGTCAAGTCTCGCATCCAGCTTCGTGCGACTCCTCCATCCGGTACACCAGTGCAATACATCGCTCATGAAATAAAGACAATAATACTGGAATCCGGAGCGTAAGCGATCTCATGGGCATATGCCTTCTAATTTACAACTAAAATGATTAAAAAAGAACTGGCTTATTCCGCGGTCTCTCTCCGTCTCGTGAGTTCAGTTTTAGATTCAGTGGTTTGCTCTTTACTGAGCCATACCGTCATTTTTACAGTCCTGAGAAGGTTCGTAATTCTCTTTGGTCATCGTAATGTTGTTGACGTTGTTTAATTTTCGCTCAGTATACCTGCTGCCGGGAGCACCTTCGCAGCTTTCGAACTGACGAGGGGTAAGTTAAAATTTTATGGATTTTCCAGTGTACTTATAAAACCATATAGACTATTTAGAAAGGGTCACCGGGGTTTAAAAATATCTATACCCTATTTTTAATCCTTGTATTTCTATTTAATGGGCATCCAAATTTCCGCTTGTAAAAGCAAATCTTTCAAACTAGCGATTGGATTCGGCGACGACCAAATGCATACAAGAGGAGGTGGTTTGAAGGGTGACCAATCgtgtttttcattttcattggaAACAGATCACAGCCATGTGTCAACCACGTTGGGCGAGCATGGATGTGGCAATTTCTAGGTACCACTATCGCAAGCATTTTCCAGCTTCCGTTCCCCGAGCACGACCATGACCTCTAGAATATACTCTTTCTACAAAGGAGCCATGGAATACATCACTGTACCATTCGGTTCGAGCGACGACGAGCATTCAATCAAGGCTGTGGAAACTGCGACAACATCTAAGCATCATTCCAAGCACGACAAAACTTCCAAATCTTCAATTGCGAGGAGAGGAGATACGCAGGGCGTCGATAACTCGAGTTCCGTGACATTGACAGGGAAACGGGCGATAGACGAGAGTGGGAGGAGCAGCAAGCACAAGCTATCACGTAAAGCTGTCGCCGAGGAAAGGGTGACAAGCCGACCTTCCTCAGTCCTAAGTTCACCATCCTACATCAAAGATCATGTAAAAAAGCGGAAAACTGCGGCGCAGGAGTCGGCCAAGGAGCTAGCACGAGACATCGAAGCTCTTAGGGAGCAACTTCTGTTTTCTCAGAAGGAACTCATCGATGCAAATCTCAAGATTACAAGCTCAGAGAAGAGGATCATGACActcgagaaggagaaacagAGTAATTTGGACCAATGCAAGGCCGCCGAGGACACGCTTACTGTTCAACTCAAAGATGCTCAAAGACGTGTGGCCGAACTCGAAGCGAAAAACCGAAAGCAGGAAGGAGAACTACGCATCTTTCATGAAAAGTTGAACACCGCTGAGGAGAAGAGTCATAACCTGGGAAAACTTTTGGAGGAGCGAACCGCCGAGTTTAAAGGAACACAGACTTTCATGACCTCTGCCGACACATACTCGGGCGCTGAAATCATGAGCATGGTTGAAACCATGAACGCTGAAATATTTCAAATCGCAGCTTTCACAGCGGAGTTGGTTGAAACTAGCACGTCGATCGCGACCCCAGAAGAGCGAAGCGACAACATTCACCGATATCGGGCCCCCTTGGAATCTGCTGAGCGTCGGTTAGGTCGTGAGCTATCCTCCCATATCTCAACCAAATTCGTCGAAGTACGGGCGGAGCCTTTGCCATTGCAACTGGCCATTCAGGCATTACTTTCTTTTGAATGTGTAATGGAAATACGTACGTTTCGTTACGACCCCTTTGGGGAATCTTTGGATCAATTGTATAGGAAAATAAAAGCGAGCGGTACGATAAATTCGGTCCTTTCATTCTCtctgtaatttctaacccatCGTAGAGGCTCCAGCGGTAGCGGGAAGATGGAGGGCAATCACGAACTCGAAAATGCGCGTGGCGCGTGATTACTCCCGAGTGGAACCTGCCTTGAACATGATTATTGGCCTGTTATGTGTCTGTGGACTATCCATTCGGAGCATTGAAAAGAACCCACAGTTTTCGACATTGAAGAAGATGTTGCATACGCTGCTGGAGAAGCTCCAAATTCAGCTTAAAACTGCGGTTATGGAAGGAATCACAACGACCGACATGGAGGTGTTCATTAACGCCTCTGGATGTCATCTTTCTGCGGCGATGGAGGACGTTTATGCCGAGCCACAGGGTGATCCCCAtaagcaaaacaaaactgTGGCGGATgttggagaaaagaaggtGCTTTGCACAGTGGGACTAGGCCTCCGGAAGTCTACTATGAAGCTTTCACGCAATGGACAACCGAAAGACCACATCGATGTTCTAGTTAAGCCGAAGGTCGTTTTGTCCTCGGTTTTGGACGCTATCGGAACTGTAGAGGAAGATCACCCACAGGCTCAAGGTGGCAAGTAGTAAATTCAGAAACTTTATTTATTTTCTGTGTAGCAGGCACTTGAGCGACTCAGGTTTATTTATTAGTCATTAGTTTTAGCAATTGACTTGCTATCTGTATGATTCTTTTAAATTATTCCTGAACTAGTAGGATTATATTTAGCTTGAAAATATTGACTCGTCACCATGGAAAAACTGAGCATAATTTAAATGTTTATGGAGATCACAAATACTACAAATGAATGCGAATGCATACGTAGTAATGGGGCATGACGATATTGCGAATTCAATCCAGGGGTATCCAGTACCATAAATCAAGGAGAATTTTGTTCGTCAGGCCTCAGTTATGCGTTAGTTCGTCTGGTTCGTAAACGATTTCAGCGGGGCTCCTAAGAACAGAATAAAATGAGTCAATTTGTTGCGCAACCGCATATACGCATAAAATCACCTTTTCTCAACACCCTGGATTATCATTACAGGGAGATTGGTTGGTCAGTAATGTGGCCATAGCAGACCAAAAATACTCACATTTTCGTTCCATGCAATCTGTGCCTTCAATTCGGTCATTCCAAAGGATAATATGATATCGATTTCGATGCGATAGTACATCGAGTTACTGTTGATGGAGTAACAAAGAGGCACTGGTACCTGAGACGTATCTGCCGTCACAACACAGAGCGTAGAATACATTTCTGTAGAAATGGTTGTATGATAATTTAGCAATGGTCAAAGGCCAATCATATTAGTGCTTACTTCTGTCGACGTCTAACCACCGGGGGTTGGTATTTTCGCCGCGATAGCAACGTATACTTGAGGAGACGCTTTGTAAATCTGTTCGATTTCGTGACATTAGGCAATAGGATTGTCTGAATTCTTGAACCTCCGAAACTTTCGTGTTCTTTTAAATCATACATTAGTCAGAATGCATCTCGACGCTGCAATAACGTGGACATGCCTTTGGTAAGATAACATCGAAAGCACCGGAAATGAGCACACGACCATCAGACGCAACAAATTTTTGAGACATCCGGGCAATGTGTTCTGGGTTATTCGGCTGGAAAACGGCCGCATAGTTGGTACCGTAAGCGTGCTTGGAGACTCGTGCGCCAACAAAATGATCGAGGTAGAAAGATATGGCACCATCGGCCACGGCCTTGTTTCTGTGGGAGACAGTTAGTGATAATGAAAAAAAATGCTGCACTGAGCACATACACGTGGCTATCCGGGCGACTGATATCCAATCCATATGCAGAGAATCTGTCTTTGAGGTTGTTGAATAGCCAATCGCTTGCCGCGAAACCGCCAACGAGGAAGACTGACTATAGGGGAAAGCATGTAGTTTAGTCAAAGGTAAGCCGTAGAACGTAAACATGACAAACCGCGATTGCAGTCTTTGACGCAGCGCGTTGTTGTTCGATAGAATTTGCAATGCATTCAACAGATGGTTCGAAAAACGCGGCAACATCTGTCCTGTCGACGTAAGAGCAAGAAAAATTAACCAGCGGTAAGGATGAAAGGGATATGCTTTCTCACCCAAGGAGTTTCAATTGTCCTGAACGTATGTTGAGCGCAGGATCTTTGTCCCTAATGCCCCCAAATTTGATGAATTGCGCGTCTTCGGCGTTTCGGAATCTCAGCTTCGTCGTCTTGTCGAAGACCTTGGTAATGTACGGAATATCGTTGACGAAGCGAGAGCCTTTCAAAAACTCTGTATCATGGGTTTAGTTTTGGAATCTATTAAGAGTGATATTTAGATACCAACTTTCGAGATAGCTTTTTGCATTATTGGTCACGAAAATTGACCCCTGAAAATGACCTAGAAACCAGCTGGTcagaaaaagggaaaaggacCTAGAGATAGGAATACATTGAGGGGCAGCCATTTCTTCAAATGACTTGATGTCCTGAGACGCTTGCTTGTAGGCACTGATATCAATTGTACCTCCTCCGGCGTCAACGATCAGAATACCCTTTCCTTGCTATAGAAAAGAGAGAAGTCAGCCAGTCATGCTTTTAAGCAATAAATGATTCTAACCTTGATAGCCTCCGTAGTTAATCCACTTGAGATACAGAAATGAAGACTGGCTTCTCCTTCAGTGACGAAAGAAAGCCGTCGTTGTCCAGCGGGACTGTCGGGAATAAGGCCTGCCAGGACTGCTGCTCTGCGCATGAGGCTCTGCTGAGCACCCTCCCACCCATTCGGATGAGTTAGAACGAAGTCTGTACGGGATTCCAAGTTTCGCCACAAATCCACACCGTTGGCGTGGGTCTCTTCGATATACGTGCGCGCGCATTGGTATAGATAGCGTAGGAAATCGGCGAATACTTCTGTCGCTGTCTTCCCTTCTGGCAACGGGGGAATCGTCTGGGTGACGTGGGATGCTGATTTGGTCTTTGGCCGAAGATGGAGCTTGAACCTAGACGGATAAAAATGCCTTAGCGAAGTAGATACAATTCGTTTGTTCAAAAACTCTACCATTCCGTCCTTGGTGGccattcttcctcctcagcGATTTCTTCAACTGTTTCTTGCAGTGCCTCGGCACCGACAGCTTGAACGCGACCTTGTTTATCATATTGGATGACGGTTGGTATCTTTGAATCGCCGCCAACGTGCTCTTGAGCTGGATATCTAAGTATAACAATCGAGCATCAGTGCCTTATGTTGTATAAATGAATTTAATAAATACCTTGTTACCCCGCGAATTTCAGGAACTTCTCCCGGGTCAAGGATGCTGTGTAACACGAGTTTTAGATACGATGTTCTAACGGGGAGTAACGATAAACGGACCTGTATGATATACCGCTGAAAGTGGTCCCAACGTCGAAGGCAAGGACCAGTTTTCGCTGCGAGCCACTGTAAGGTTGTCTGAGTGACATGATGGTAAGAGGGCGACTCAAGGACTGAAAGAAGAGGCATCTTACTGCCCAAAAGCACTTATACGCCATTGGTGATGCACACCACGCGAAGGACATGCGTACTGAGCATGGAAAGCAAAATGCGGCTTCTTGACAGAGATAATCTACTGCAAACATTCGCATTCGTCATTAGTATTCGAATTTTGTGGAGACAATGATTAGGGTTTTTTGAAAACCGACTTTGATAAAAGGGTTAGCAAAATTTTGGCAACGTTTCGTCAAGGTTTCGTACTTACTACTTCGGCCATGCAAAAAATTCCTATCCGAGTTGCGTCCAAGTGAGTTTTGCCGAGCATCCTTGTTCAGCCTAGTATAAAGTAACTAAGTCCCGCAAGGATGCGGGAAGTCTAGCAAATTTGTTGCTGACTGACAAAGGATCGTGGTCAAAAAGTGTGGATGTAGGTCGCCGCGTGACGGAAGTATCACGTGACCGCCACTCCTGTTACGTATCGTGTGTCTTGCGTTTTCatttgctttctatcccatcCATTTGTACTTCAACGCTTTCTCATCCGCCGTTTACGATTTTTTTCAAGCCTTAGGCCTCCGGACTCAAAGCTCAAACACCCATGTCACCGACTGTCCCAGCATGCTTACAGGTTGTGGATATATCGCGTTCGATCTCGTGTCTGATACGGTGCTATTGTCAGATTTACAATATCGCGTCGGGCTCTTGGTTCGTACTTGTCTCTTTTATATCAATCACCATGATGTTTTAAGTTTCGGAAATGGAATCTACTGGATCTTTCCAGGTGCATTATCACATTCAATTCACTGACAGGGCTATACTAACCCGACTTACTGGTTCAGCACGCAGTCCGCATGGCACTTTGGCACAAGTAAAAGTACGACAAGCTGCCTATGGTTGCACGCATCGCACAGAACAACGCCACTCTGAGCGCTAGTCGTCGATCTTCGACGGTGTGCTGTTACCTCCCTTTTTTCGCCCGAGTTTTACCGCCTGCAGGCATTCGGAACCTTGAGGCATTTGTTTGATGCCTTTAATGTTCAAGTCGGCCTTATGTTGGGTTCAAAAACCACGGCCCATTACTGAGGTCTCTTTATTTTCTGTGTGCCGTGGATCTCACTACTCTCCAGCTTTCCTTTCAAAAGCATACTAGGCAGAACTCATGACATACAGCAAAATCCTTGCATCTACCGGCGGACACCTGCGATAGGAACTTCGATCATGTCAATCTTAGTCGCCTTCTCGCTTTCATAATGAAGTCTATCATTGTTTTATGCTGTTTTCATACCGGCGGAGAACCTTTCCCTGTGTTATCCGTTGCATTGTAATGCTGGTCGCATGAAATCTGTTGACTTATGGTCGTTTCTCAGGTTTACCGACACTGAGCGTCTCTCGGATAATTATGAAAGGGTACGGACGCGCGACTTTGGCCTGGCTATCGATGTCGATCTTAAATTCCATATTTCCAGAAATAGCCACCGTATTTTTACTGAGATTGCCATGTCCTCGTTCTAGCCTCGTGCAAAGAAGCTTTAAAATCCTTGATTTACTTCTAGACCAAAGCTCCAATCTTACTTTCACTTTTTGAAAACATTGCGCGGGATGAGCGTCAGCGACTCCACACTAGGGCGATCTCAACTTATGGGTAGCAGGCCTACACTTCCGTTGAATACGACCACCCATGATAATTCGGAATCCAAAACATTGGGTGATACAATGGATAACCATCTCGAAACTCACCACATTCCTTGCTTTTGTAAACCGCTTCCAAGTCAAACATTTGGAAGAAATTTGGTCGTCACCATCGACGGGACATCCAACCAGTTTGGTGTAAAGGCAAGTCTCCTTCTGCGCGTTCGAAATGGCCGACTAATCTAGGCCAAAGAATACAAATATTGTAGAACTCTACAGCCGACTGGTCAAGGACGAAACCCAACTCACCTACTATAATAGTGGGATTGGGACTTACGTTGCCGATTCGATATCTATAGACTCGGTTAAACAATATATGTCGCATCAATGGGACAAGGCTTTTGCCGCGTACGCTTTTTATATGCTGGCACAAGTATCTTCATCTAATTTTCAGCAGTAACCTCAAGACAAGGATACTCAAAGCTTATGCTTGGCTATCGGAGAACTACAGACTGGGTGACCGAATTTTTCTCTTCGGttcgttgttttttttactttaTGGTCGAGCATTATAAAATAATAACAAAACAGGCTTCTCCCGTGGGGCTTACCAAGTGAGGGTTATTGCGGGGATGATAGAAAAGGTAACGTATTCTCTTCAGTTAGTATATGAAACCGTTTTCAACCCATCGATGGTTAGGTTGGTCTCCTGCATAAGGGTAACACGGAGCAAATTCCTTTGTAATTGCTTCATTCTGTCCACCGAAATTCTTGCCAAATTTAATTCGTCCATTTACAGTGCGTATGATCTCTATACCGCCACTCtgaaaagaggaggaggaaaggggAAAGCTCACGAAGATGCTGGCACATCCAAAAAGCAGGCTTCCTGCGGTACGTTCGATGAAGCTGGTCTAATGCGCCATCTGACGGATATGCCACAGGAGAAGCAAATAGTACGCCTGAACAGCTGTGTCGACAGTTCAAGAAATCACTTTCGAACGATAAAGTTGCAGTCCACTTTGTCGGCTCGTGGTGAGTCTTTGCTGGTATAATATTTTTGAGTGTATTCTCAATGTTGCGCGACTTTTCATCAGGGATACTGTTTCGTCTGTCGGTGTATTAAAAGGAGAAAACCTACCGGAAACAACAAATGGGATGAAGCATGTTTGCGCCTTCCGGCATGCTTTGGCTCTTGATGAGTTAAGGGTTAAATTCCTACCCGAATACGCTAACGGCGGGGAGGGCCCTCCACCGCCGCCTCAAGCCTCCCAATCTTCTGATACTTTCAACCCGTTTCATAATACAAAATCGACAACTCAGGGGCGAAAACATGGAGGCAACATCAAGGAGGTTTGGTTTGCCGGATCGCATTCTGACGTGTAAGTCCAATATTGATATCTCAAGCTCTGCTCTTATTCGGATCTTACAGTGGTGGCGGAATAGCTGAAAATTTGGAGAACAACAGCTTCGGTCCATCTCTTCGCTGGATGACTTATGAAGCCATTTTATGGGGACTTCGTATGAACCCCTTTCACAATAAATGGGTTCTTCCCACTTCCATTTCGTCAATGGATTGGCGATGGAACGTACTTGAAGTCCTTCCAATATCTCATCTTTCCTACAAAAATAGCGTTGCTGTGACGAGAATGTGCGTGTGATGCCTTGAAAGTGCTGCTCGTATCTAATGTATTTGTCCAGTCCTCATTTGAAGTCTCCACGGCAAATCAAGCCTGGCCAACGGATCCACGAGTCCGTGTTCGAACTGATTGATCGCAAGCCCAAGTATCGTCCCAAAGCCAAGCTTCCAGAGGGTCTCAATGGTTGGAAAAAGGAACATTTGGAGGCATATATCGAGGTTGATCCTTACATTCAACCAAACAAAATTCTCGATGCCATTCAAGGAAACGAG from Psilocybe cubensis strain MGC-MH-2018 chromosome 2, whole genome shotgun sequence encodes the following:
- a CDS encoding Mitochondrial substrate carrier family protein G gives rise to the protein MDILKQTLRNEGFFALYKGAIRPVFQFLFPETDVLSDSSGMASPLLGIAGVNSLLFASYGISKRIISPFPQLSLKEIVAAGAMAGAANAILASPVEMFKVRMQGQYGAATDKRLSAVVSEMWRDWGFKKGIMRGYWVTVAREIPAYAGVDDGAMPTIAFEFSKRQFGQKYGSDVPVWALLASGSTGGIAYWLACYPLDVVKSRIQLRATPPSGTPVQYIAHEIKTIILESGAIPAAGSTFAAFELTRDYLERVTGV
- a CDS encoding Heat shock 70 kDa protein 12A, whose product is MSLRQPYSGSQRKLVLAFDVGTTFSGISYSILDPGEVPEIRGVTRYPAQEHVGGDSKIPTVIQYDKQGRVQAVGAEALQETVEEIAEEEEWPPRTEWFKLHLRPKTKSASHVTQTIPPLPEGKTATEVFADFLRYLYQCARTYIEETHANGVDLWRNLESRTDFVLTHPNGWEGAQQSLMRRAAVLAGLIPDSPAGQRRLSFVTEGEASLHFCISSGLTTEAIKQGKGILIVDAGGGTIDISAYKQASQDIKSFEEMAAPQCHFQGSIFVTNNAKSYLEKFLKGSRFVNDIPYITKVFDKTTKLRFRNAEDAQFIKFGGIRDKDPALNIRSGQLKLLGTDVAAFFEPSVECIANSIEQQRAASKTAIASVFLVGGFAASDWLFNNLKDRFSAYGLDISRPDSHVNKAVADGAISFYLDHFVGARVSKHAYGTNYAAVFQPNNPEHIARMSQKFVASDGRVLISGAFDVILPKACPLSEVQEFRQSYCLMSRNRTDLQSVSSSIRCYRGENTNPRWLDVDRKMYSTLCVVTADTSQVPVPLCYSINSNSMYYRIEIDIILSFGMTELKAQIAWNENGVEKRSPAEIVYEPDELTHN